GCATCAACCAGGGTGACGGCGGCGCCCAAAAGGTTTTCGGCCTCAGTGCGTTGTTCCGGATTGACCAGCATATATACCGGTTCAAAATCGCCAATGGCCCGGGCCACGTTTGCATAGGTTTGTTTGGCTTCTTGCAGCACCCCTTTGAAACACTGTTCAGAGCAGGGCCATACCATCCAGCAGGCATCATGGTGCTCCCATTCAGCCGGCATGGTCAGCCCGTCGCTTTGGGGGGTGCGCACAGGAATTGAGAAAAAACCGTTTGCCGGGGGACCAGCCAATGGATGGTCCCCCTGAATCTGTATTGATTTTGTCATGTATCTTCTTGTGTTTTTAACGTTTTTTAAACTGTGGTATTGACCATTACATGCTTGGTTACCAGATAATCGCCAACCGCCTCTGCGGACAGATCCTTGCCGAATCCGGATTGTTTGAAACCGCCGTGGGGCGCTTCGGAAACCAGGGGAAGATGGTCGTTCACCCACACGCATCCAAACTCCAGTGCCTTTGCCACACGCATGGAGCGTGCCACATCATGGGTAAATACCGAAGATGCCAGGCCAAATACCGTATCATTGGCCATGGCCAGAGCGTCTGATTCCTCTTTGAAGGTTTGGATGGTGACGACAGGGCCGAATACCTCTTTTTGCACGATTTCAGAATTCTGTGCAACATTATTAATGACCGTGGGGGCATAAAAATATCCCGGACCGTCAAGAATTTTGCCGCCACACAGGATTCCGGCACCCGAAGCCTTGGCCCGCTGTACAAAGCCGTCCACAGATTCCATGTGGGATTTGGAAATCATGGAACCCATCATGGTTTCGCTGTCAAAAGGATTGCCCACCTTGACGGCTTTCATGGCAGCCACAAGGGCCTCTGTCACCTGATCCACGATGGATTCATGGCAGATGATCCGTGTGGCTGCGGTGCAGTCCTGTCCGGAGTTGCAAAAAGTCCCCAACGACACCTTTTCTGCCACAAGTTCGGGTGTGGCATCTTCAAACACCACCACCGGGGCTTTGCCGCCCAGTTCCAGGTGAACCCGCTTGATGGATTCTGCGGAGCTTTGCATGATGGCGGCGCCCGTGCTGGTAGCTCCGGTCACTGAAATCATTCGAATATCCTTGTGATTGACAATGGCAGGGCCCACCTCTCCGGTGAGCACATTGACAACCCCGTCGGGAATCCCGGCCTTCTGGCACAGCTCTCCCAACATCAGCGAGGTGCGCGGGGTCAAAGACGCAGGTTTTAAAACTGTGGTGCATCCGGCTGCCAGGGCAGCACCGATTTTCCAGATTGCCATAAGCAGCGGATAGTTCCAGGGGGCGATCTGGCCTACCACCCCAACGGGTTCCCGGCGGTAAATGGTGGTGTACCCTTGGGTATATTCTCCAGCGTGATGACCGCTGGTGTCCCGGGCACTGCCGGCAAAAAAGCGCATATTGTCTATGCAGAAGGGCAGATCCCCGCCAAGGCTTAAAAATTCATAGGGTTTGCCGGTATCTTCACTTTCGATTTTGGCAAGTTCTTCAATGTTTGCCTCCATCAGATCTGCCAGTTGCCACATGCACTTGCTGCGGTCCCTGGGCGGCATAGAACTCCATTCCGGAAAGGCTGCCTTAGCTGCGGCCACGGCGTTGTCCACATCGGCAGCGCCTGCTTTTGCCACCTGGGCAATGACTTCTCCTGTTGCCGGATTTTCCACATCCATAACACCTGCGGTTCCGTCACACCATTTTCCATTAATCCATAGTTTCATTTAGTTCTCCTTTTTTATGGCTTGTTATGCTTTAATTTCTTTGAAAACCTCTTCCAGGGTATCCAGAGCTCTGTCCAGGGTTTCCATGGGAATGTTTAACGCCGGTTCAAACCGGATGCATTTGGCGTTAGTCAAGGTGCCGGCTGTGATCACGCCTCGTGCAAACAGCCCGGCCGCCAGCTGGTATCCGATTTCATCGGAAATAAATTCCATGCCGATGAGCAATCCTTTGCCGGTAATTTTCTCCAGAATGCCCGGGTACTTTTCTTTGAGTTCGCTTAAGCGGCCTTTAACATATTCACCTTTTTGGGCGGCCTGTCCGGGTAGATCCTCTGCCTGAAGTACGGTGATGGCGGCAAGGGCTGCTGCACAGGCAATGGGGTTGCCGCCGGTGGTGGTGGTGTGCATAAAGGGGTTCGGTTCCATGACCTCCCAGATTTTGGGTGTCGAAAAGAAACCGGACATGGGCACCACACCGCCGCCCAGGGCTTTGCCAAAGCACATAATGTCAGGCGTTACGCCCCAGTGGTCCACGCCGAAAATTTTGCCCGTTCGACCAAATCCAGTCTGAACTTCATCGGCGATGAGCAGTACACCATAGTTGTCACACAGCTCGCGCAGGCGGGGCCAGAAATCATCGGGGGGTACAATGGCACCGGCTTCGCCCTGGATGGGTTCGGCCACGATACCGG
The DNA window shown above is from uncultured Desulfobacter sp. and carries:
- a CDS encoding aminobutyraldehyde dehydrogenase; the encoded protein is MKLWINGKWCDGTAGVMDVENPATGEVIAQVAKAGAADVDNAVAAAKAAFPEWSSMPPRDRSKCMWQLADLMEANIEELAKIESEDTGKPYEFLSLGGDLPFCIDNMRFFAGSARDTSGHHAGEYTQGYTTIYRREPVGVVGQIAPWNYPLLMAIWKIGAALAAGCTTVLKPASLTPRTSLMLGELCQKAGIPDGVVNVLTGEVGPAIVNHKDIRMISVTGATSTGAAIMQSSAESIKRVHLELGGKAPVVVFEDATPELVAEKVSLGTFCNSGQDCTAATRIICHESIVDQVTEALVAAMKAVKVGNPFDSETMMGSMISKSHMESVDGFVQRAKASGAGILCGGKILDGPGYFYAPTVINNVAQNSEIVQKEVFGPVVTIQTFKEESDALAMANDTVFGLASSVFTHDVARSMRVAKALEFGCVWVNDHLPLVSEAPHGGFKQSGFGKDLSAEAVGDYLVTKHVMVNTTV